A portion of the Sulfurospirillum diekertiae genome contains these proteins:
- a CDS encoding type IV pilus twitching motility protein PilT, protein MQNEVNVSELTFEMTKKLKFYLSKLVEHRGSDLHVKTGTTIRGRINGEIVSFSREVLAYQEGLTLAKELLRSRFPELVEKKNIDFTFKLNDEYRFRVNMFFQVDGVSAVFRTIPMVLPTIESLHLPTIINTLCDLPRGLILVTGPTGSGKTTTLASMINRINKTQKKHIITIEDPVEFIYKDDLCVVNQRAIGQDAISFSDALRAALREDPDVILVGEMRDLETIETAMHAAETGHLVLSTLHTVDAKETIGRIIGMFPGSEQNRIKMSLASVLQGVIAQRLVKTVDHGRTAAVEILVKNARIEALILEDREGEIPDAIKEGKDVYKTQTFDQALLGLYAEGKIAREEAIQSSTSRNDITMALDFYDADKSQKETRKETVRVSLKELKENDKDIIGLKQ, encoded by the coding sequence ATGCAAAACGAGGTAAATGTTAGCGAACTTACGTTTGAGATGACCAAAAAGCTCAAATTTTATCTGAGTAAATTGGTAGAGCATCGCGGAAGTGATTTACATGTAAAAACGGGCACAACGATTAGAGGTCGAATTAACGGTGAAATTGTCTCTTTCTCCAGAGAGGTTCTTGCGTATCAAGAGGGGCTTACTTTAGCAAAAGAACTTCTTCGAAGTCGTTTCCCTGAATTGGTTGAGAAAAAAAATATTGACTTTACTTTTAAGCTCAACGATGAGTACCGCTTTCGTGTCAATATGTTTTTTCAAGTGGATGGTGTCTCTGCGGTTTTTAGGACAATTCCGATGGTACTTCCAACCATAGAATCACTTCATTTACCTACTATTATTAATACACTTTGTGATCTTCCTCGTGGACTTATCTTAGTGACAGGTCCTACGGGATCAGGTAAAACAACCACACTAGCTTCCATGATTAATCGCATCAATAAAACGCAGAAAAAGCATATTATTACGATTGAAGATCCTGTGGAGTTTATTTATAAAGACGATTTATGCGTCGTAAACCAGCGTGCGATCGGTCAAGATGCTATTTCGTTTTCAGACGCTTTACGTGCAGCGCTTCGTGAGGATCCAGATGTTATTTTAGTAGGCGAAATGAGAGACCTTGAAACGATTGAAACAGCGATGCATGCGGCAGAAACAGGTCATTTAGTGCTCTCCACGTTGCATACCGTGGATGCAAAAGAGACTATAGGACGTATTATTGGTATGTTTCCAGGAAGTGAACAAAACCGCATTAAGATGTCATTAGCCTCCGTTTTACAAGGGGTTATTGCACAACGATTGGTCAAAACAGTGGATCATGGGCGAACAGCAGCTGTTGAAATTTTGGTAAAAAATGCAAGAATTGAAGCATTGATTTTGGAGGATCGAGAAGGTGAAATTCCAGATGCCATTAAAGAGGGAAAAGATGTTTATAAAACACAAACATTTGATCAAGCCCTTTTAGGATTATATGCAGAAGGTAAAATTGCGCGTGAAGAAGCTATCCAGAGTTCTACTAGCCGTAATGATATTACAATGGCTTTGGATTTTTACGATGCCGATAAAAGTCAAAAAGAGACACGTAAAGAAACTGTACGGGTCAGCCTTAAAGAGCTTAAAGAAAACGATAAAGACATCATTGGTTTAAAACAATAA
- a CDS encoding methylenetetrahydrofolate reductase, protein MIDSFIEKLKYDTFLTLETTPMHEPTFEPIIEKIAAFGLDKKVDGFSTTDNPLARLKFNALFGALKLQTHFAKPVISTMSMRDRNKVALQSDLLGANAFDLRTILCLTGDPASASDQPSVKGVFEGNSTLLLEIIQCFNAGIDYSGKPFKTQPKSIYPFAVCNAHANTPKNLMKKMATKIEHGAVGIITQPVYSVENATMLLELLKDAKSAANKEQSQTQLILGFFPIVKLRTAQFLAAHVPGIHVPPLWMEKLAKAKKISEEEEKKVGFELSRNAFLALKKVHPKIHMMSANNFELVADLLQS, encoded by the coding sequence ATGATTGATTCTTTTATTGAAAAACTAAAATACGACACGTTCTTAACGCTTGAAACAACACCTATGCACGAACCGACATTCGAACCTATTATTGAAAAGATTGCGGCTTTTGGACTTGATAAAAAAGTAGATGGTTTTAGCACTACAGATAACCCACTTGCACGGCTAAAATTTAATGCTCTTTTTGGTGCACTTAAGCTTCAAACCCATTTTGCTAAACCCGTTATTTCCACAATGAGTATGAGAGATCGCAACAAAGTTGCCTTGCAATCTGATCTTTTAGGCGCAAATGCATTTGATTTACGAACGATCCTATGTCTCACAGGTGATCCAGCAAGTGCCAGTGATCAACCCTCAGTCAAAGGTGTTTTTGAAGGCAATAGCACCCTTCTTTTGGAGATTATTCAATGCTTTAATGCTGGAATTGATTACTCTGGAAAACCGTTTAAAACGCAACCAAAATCTATCTACCCTTTTGCCGTCTGCAATGCGCACGCTAATACACCTAAAAATTTGATGAAAAAAATGGCAACAAAGATTGAACACGGTGCGGTAGGAATTATCACCCAACCGGTTTACAGTGTTGAAAATGCAACCATGCTTTTGGAACTTTTAAAAGATGCCAAATCAGCTGCCAATAAAGAGCAGAGTCAAACACAACTTATTTTAGGATTTTTTCCGATTGTAAAACTGCGTACAGCTCAATTTTTAGCAGCCCATGTGCCAGGTATTCATGTCCCTCCCCTTTGGATGGAAAAGCTAGCAAAGGCTAAAAAAATAAGTGAAGAAGAAGAGAAAAAAGTAGGGTTTGAACTTTCACGTAATGCCTTTTTAGCATTAAAAAAAGTGCATCCAAAAATTCATATGATGAGTGCTAATAATTTTGAGTTAGTCGCAGATTTATTGCAATCTTAG
- a CDS encoding chemotaxis protein CheW: protein MNDKLNQILQKQQQQVDEPHKKEDDIIQLVGFIIGQEEYAVPILSIQEIIKPIEYTRVPSVTTYILGVFNLRGSVIPLIDLRSKFKMDPSKVTEDTRYIVMKGSDNTAGFVIDRLTEAIRIKSSRIGPPPETIHAEKGMVYGIGMRDENILTILKVEQLLKRDF, encoded by the coding sequence ATGAACGATAAACTAAATCAAATTCTTCAAAAACAGCAACAACAAGTTGATGAGCCACACAAAAAAGAGGATGATATTATTCAGCTGGTTGGATTCATTATAGGTCAAGAAGAGTATGCCGTGCCAATTTTGAGTATTCAAGAGATTATCAAACCGATCGAATACACCAGAGTGCCTAGCGTAACGACATATATTTTGGGTGTTTTTAACCTAAGAGGAAGCGTTATTCCTTTGATTGATCTAAGAAGCAAGTTTAAGATGGACCCTTCAAAAGTGACGGAGGATACACGTTACATTGTCATGAAAGGTTCAGATAATACCGCAGGCTTTGTGATTGATCGTTTGACCGAAGCGATTCGTATTAAAAGTAGCCGTATTGGACCACCACCAGAAACGATTCACGCGGAAAAAGGGATGGTTTATGGAATTGGTATGAGAGATGAGAATATCTTAACCATTCTGAAAGTGGAGCAACTTCTAAAAAGAGATTTTTAA
- a CDS encoding LptF/LptG family permease — protein sequence MKLFEKYIIQNYLKNFFVIFIALDLFYVGVDLLTNYNNIPDSANLQILYALFQGMNAVNYVLPLSIVFGMIVTYFGMIKSNELICMYASSISKRSLVKPFFYYFFSLDTFFILDSIVQNLRTLMSIALILKKYNSISNSAEDLFLKNNNQYIYFKKLDPLKQVAYDVTIFEVDNVDLTKVIRASIATFVDNHWILEHVSITHKPKISSLDDEGFRIENVEKLKMMENFKPKIMDNVYQSEYALSISDGIDALRFFDNQNVNTSKIKATLFYQLFFPFFAPFLIVVLYYKAPMMGRYFNMALVASSFAFVTLIVWSGLFLLSRLAANGVILSEIAILFPIILLVGIAAYFYSKR from the coding sequence ATGAAACTTTTTGAGAAATATATTATTCAAAATTATCTCAAAAATTTCTTCGTCATATTCATTGCACTCGATCTCTTTTATGTGGGTGTTGATCTTCTAACCAACTACAATAACATTCCAGATTCTGCGAATTTGCAGATTCTTTATGCACTTTTTCAAGGCATGAATGCTGTGAATTATGTACTTCCTCTTTCTATCGTTTTTGGTATGATTGTAACTTATTTTGGCATGATTAAGTCAAATGAACTTATCTGTATGTATGCTTCAAGTATTAGTAAACGTTCTCTTGTTAAACCATTTTTTTATTACTTCTTTAGTCTTGACACTTTTTTTATATTGGACTCAATTGTACAGAATTTGCGTACGCTTATGAGTATAGCTCTAATCTTAAAAAAATACAACAGTATTTCCAATAGTGCTGAAGATCTATTCTTAAAAAACAACAACCAATATATTTATTTCAAAAAGCTTGATCCTCTAAAGCAAGTAGCATATGATGTGACTATTTTTGAAGTTGATAACGTTGATTTAACGAAAGTAATTCGCGCTTCCATAGCTACTTTTGTTGATAATCATTGGATTTTGGAACATGTGAGCATTACCCATAAGCCCAAAATTTCTTCATTAGATGACGAAGGCTTTCGGATTGAAAATGTTGAAAAACTCAAAATGATGGAAAATTTCAAACCTAAAATTATGGACAATGTATACCAAAGTGAATATGCCCTTTCTATCAGTGATGGTATAGATGCCTTACGTTTTTTTGATAATCAAAATGTCAATACAAGTAAAATTAAAGCAACGCTTTTTTATCAGCTTTTCTTCCCTTTCTTTGCTCCTTTCTTGATCGTTGTTTTGTATTATAAAGCACCAATGATGGGGCGTTATTTTAATATGGCTCTCGTTGCTTCTTCCTTCGCTTTTGTAACGCTCATTGTCTGGAGTGGACTCTTCTTATTGAGTCGTTTAGCGGCGAATGGCGTTATACTCTCAGAAATTGCTATTTTATTTCCTATAATACTTCTTGTTGGTATTGCCGCTTATTTTTATTCTAAACGCTAA
- the pth gene encoding aminoacyl-tRNA hydrolase — translation MTLIVGLGNPDLQYKNNRHNVGFMVIDALIGDQTSCEKITKANFKGDLFKAPSMLLLKPTTYMNLSGESVRSVDDYFKPEQIIVIHDDLDLPFGTLRFKIGGGHGGHNGLRSIDAHIGPEYIRVRIGIGKPSLKSDVAKYVLSDFSVCQREFLPEILLHVKKSIKALLTGDLKEVSLQYSLKQTLCDGDKV, via the coding sequence ATGACACTGATCGTAGGGCTTGGAAATCCAGACTTACAATATAAAAATAATCGACATAACGTCGGTTTTATGGTCATCGATGCTCTTATCGGTGACCAAACTTCGTGTGAAAAAATCACCAAAGCTAATTTTAAAGGCGATCTTTTTAAAGCTCCCTCCATGCTTCTTCTTAAACCAACGACCTATATGAATCTCTCTGGGGAGAGTGTGCGTTCCGTTGATGACTACTTTAAGCCAGAACAAATTATTGTCATTCATGATGATTTAGACCTACCTTTTGGAACACTTCGCTTCAAGATAGGTGGTGGGCATGGTGGGCACAATGGACTTCGTTCCATCGATGCTCATATAGGGCCCGAATACATTAGGGTTCGGATTGGTATTGGGAAGCCTTCTTTGAAGAGTGATGTAGCTAAGTATGTACTCTCTGATTTTTCAGTCTGTCAAAGAGAATTTTTACCCGAAATTCTTTTACATGTAAAAAAAAGCATTAAAGCATTACTCACCGGGGATTTAAAAGAAGTTTCGCTACAATACTCCCTTAAACAAACTCTATGTGACGGGGATAAGGTATGA
- the lysA gene encoding diaminopimelate decarboxylase: MTKFSALSQKYGTPLYVYDFDTITQKFSSLKESFKARKSLICFAVKSNSNLSVLKHMASLGAGCDCVSIGEVKRALVAGIPKYKIIFSGVGKRDDEIEEALQNDILMLNLESEEEMNRVELIASKLGVVARISIRVNPNIDPKTHPYISTGLHENKFGVDLESAKRMYIYAKNSISLDPVGIHFHIGSQITEVEPFKEAALVLANLLRNLKALKIDIKFFDVGGGIGIQYKDETTVPLYEYAQSIFSALSGLDVTLVCEPGRYLVGESGYFLTRVLYEKNNGFKRFVIVDGAMNDLIRPSLYHAYHAIDVEGKENQPTTTCDVVGPICESGDFFAKDIELPALEHDDLLIVKSAGAYGFTMSSNYNTRSRVAEIALQNGEDRLIRQRESFEDVIALERAYL; this comes from the coding sequence ATGACTAAATTCTCTGCATTATCACAAAAATATGGTACTCCTTTATACGTTTATGATTTCGACACAATTACTCAAAAGTTTTCATCTCTAAAAGAGTCCTTTAAAGCACGCAAATCCCTCATCTGTTTTGCCGTAAAATCAAACTCAAATCTTTCTGTCTTGAAACATATGGCAAGTCTAGGAGCAGGATGTGATTGTGTTTCCATAGGTGAAGTTAAACGCGCGTTAGTTGCGGGTATTCCAAAATACAAAATTATTTTTAGTGGCGTAGGTAAAAGAGACGATGAAATTGAAGAAGCGCTTCAAAATGATATTTTGATGCTCAATCTTGAGAGTGAAGAAGAGATGAATCGAGTTGAGCTGATTGCCTCCAAATTAGGTGTGGTTGCACGCATTAGTATTCGTGTTAACCCTAACATTGACCCTAAAACACATCCGTATATTTCAACGGGTCTTCATGAAAATAAATTTGGTGTGGATTTGGAAAGTGCAAAACGGATGTATATTTATGCCAAAAATAGCATATCACTTGACCCTGTCGGTATTCATTTTCACATTGGAAGTCAAATAACAGAAGTAGAGCCATTTAAAGAAGCAGCTCTTGTGTTGGCTAATTTACTGCGTAACCTTAAAGCACTTAAGATCGACATTAAGTTTTTTGACGTTGGTGGCGGCATTGGTATTCAGTACAAAGATGAAACGACAGTTCCACTTTACGAGTATGCGCAGTCAATTTTTAGTGCTCTTAGTGGTTTAGATGTGACCCTTGTATGTGAACCAGGACGTTATTTGGTTGGAGAAAGTGGTTATTTCTTAACACGCGTACTGTATGAAAAAAACAATGGTTTTAAACGTTTTGTCATTGTAGATGGCGCGATGAATGATCTGATTCGTCCTAGTCTTTACCATGCCTATCATGCAATTGATGTGGAAGGGAAAGAAAATCAACCCACAACGACATGCGATGTGGTTGGGCCTATTTGTGAAAGTGGCGACTTCTTTGCAAAAGATATTGAATTACCGGCTCTTGAACATGATGATCTTTTAATTGTGAAAAGTGCTGGAGCGTATGGCTTTACGATGAGCAGTAATTATAATACACGCTCACGTGTTGCAGAAATTGCGCTTCAAAATGGTGAGGATCGCTTGATTCGCCAACGTGAAAGCTTTGAAGATGTCATTGCGCTAGAGAGAGCCTATTTATGA
- the serB gene encoding phosphoserine phosphatase SerB, with protein MKLCVFDFDSTLMNGETIDFLAKEHGVEKEVSMITEAAMRGELDFFESLTTRVGLLKGMNARKAEEICASLPLMNGAKEAIAGLKEKGYTVVVFSGGFRIATTPAKAILGFDVDFANILHARDGHLSGLVGGDMMFGFSKGDMLKRVQNLLHVNYENTIAVGDGANDISMFECAAKKVAFCAKPILKNAANIVIDEKDMRHLLQFI; from the coding sequence GTGAAGTTATGCGTTTTTGATTTTGACTCAACACTGATGAATGGTGAAACCATTGATTTTTTAGCAAAAGAACATGGTGTTGAGAAAGAAGTCTCTATGATAACGGAAGCTGCCATGCGAGGAGAACTTGATTTTTTTGAGAGCTTAACCACGCGCGTAGGGCTTTTAAAAGGTATGAATGCAAGAAAAGCTGAAGAAATTTGTGCGTCATTACCGTTGATGAATGGTGCTAAAGAGGCGATTGCGGGACTGAAAGAAAAAGGTTATACCGTAGTTGTTTTTAGTGGGGGTTTTCGTATTGCAACCACTCCTGCAAAGGCAATTTTAGGATTTGATGTTGATTTTGCCAATATTCTACACGCTCGCGATGGTCATTTAAGTGGTCTTGTTGGTGGTGATATGATGTTTGGTTTTTCTAAAGGCGATATGCTAAAACGCGTGCAAAATCTTTTACATGTAAACTATGAAAATACTATTGCAGTAGGAGACGGGGCGAATGACATCTCCATGTTTGAGTGTGCCGCCAAAAAAGTGGCATTTTGTGCCAAACCCATTTTAAAAAATGCGGCCAATATTGTGATCGATGAGAAAGATATGCGTCATCTTCTCCAATTTATTTAA
- a CDS encoding 50S ribosomal protein L25/general stress protein Ctc, with product MLEGIIRDSIEKKATKALRRDGYLIANIYGKGEQNINAAFKANEFIKAAKNKETLIFPVKVAGKEYNVVIQDYQRDPVNSNLLHVDLRIALPGVLSKYLVPVLLEGIPVGTKNKGVLIQSKKRLAVKCTAENLPNSFIIDVSNLDVGATVLVRDIPVPANVTIMDETRVSIAGVIKAK from the coding sequence ATGTTAGAAGGCATCATTAGAGATAGTATCGAAAAAAAGGCTACTAAAGCGCTTCGTAGAGATGGATATCTAATTGCTAATATTTACGGTAAGGGTGAACAAAACATCAATGCTGCATTTAAAGCAAACGAATTCATCAAAGCAGCAAAGAACAAAGAGACTCTTATTTTCCCAGTAAAAGTTGCTGGTAAAGAGTACAATGTTGTGATCCAAGATTACCAAAGAGACCCTGTAAATAGCAACCTTTTACATGTCGATTTACGTATTGCACTCCCAGGTGTTTTAAGTAAATATTTAGTCCCTGTTCTTCTTGAAGGTATTCCTGTAGGCACAAAAAACAAAGGTGTTCTAATCCAATCTAAAAAACGTTTAGCCGTTAAATGTACAGCTGAAAACTTACCAAATAGTTTTATTATTGATGTAAGTAATCTTGATGTGGGTGCGACTGTTTTGGTACGTGATATTCCTGTTCCAGCGAATGTTACCATTATGGATGAGACACGTGTTTCTATTGCCGGAGTTATTAAAGCGAAGTAA
- a CDS encoding transaldolase: MYKNDIKFSLWCDFVERSFLEGEFGDLIEKKIVNAATSNPSIFKSAFLGSPAYTEDKAKLHGKSAKEMYEALAIGDIQRAAKKLLPLYEKGDDGFISIEVDPFLCDDAEATIEEGKRLFKAIGYPNVMIKVPATEEGFIAMEALLGEGINVNATLIFSDLQTKYCLEAFARANETLVKKGTKKLPQAVISIFVSRFDRKLDEHLKKIDFVLSRVGIMNAMRAYELIQNAQLPNVRALFASTGVKGDELSPDYYIRELLLPNSINTAPLGTIKAFIGSSKECEAIELRSDWIENFFHSLAANGVDMNVVCDELMDEGLSAFKDAFVEILDELK; this comes from the coding sequence ATGTATAAGAATGATATTAAATTTTCGTTATGGTGTGATTTTGTTGAGCGAAGTTTTTTAGAGGGTGAATTTGGCGATTTGATCGAAAAAAAGATTGTTAATGCTGCCACCAGCAATCCTTCAATTTTTAAGTCTGCTTTTCTAGGCTCACCTGCATATACTGAGGATAAGGCAAAGCTTCATGGAAAATCTGCCAAAGAGATGTATGAAGCACTAGCGATTGGAGATATTCAACGCGCGGCTAAAAAGCTCTTACCACTTTATGAAAAAGGTGACGATGGTTTTATCAGCATTGAGGTTGATCCTTTCTTATGTGATGATGCAGAAGCAACCATTGAAGAGGGAAAACGTCTTTTTAAAGCCATTGGATATCCGAATGTCATGATCAAAGTTCCCGCAACAGAAGAGGGTTTTATCGCAATGGAAGCACTTTTAGGCGAAGGTATTAACGTCAATGCAACATTGATTTTCTCTGACCTCCAGACCAAATATTGTTTAGAGGCATTTGCACGTGCGAATGAAACTTTAGTGAAAAAAGGGACTAAAAAACTTCCTCAAGCGGTTATTAGTATCTTTGTGAGTCGATTTGATCGCAAACTGGATGAACACCTCAAAAAAATTGATTTTGTTCTTTCGCGTGTGGGTATTATGAATGCAATGAGAGCGTATGAGCTTATTCAAAATGCACAGCTACCAAATGTGAGAGCGTTGTTTGCTAGTACCGGTGTTAAAGGTGATGAATTAAGCCCTGATTATTATATTCGCGAACTATTGCTTCCAAATTCAATTAATACAGCACCATTGGGAACGATTAAAGCTTTTATCGGTTCGTCTAAAGAGTGTGAAGCTATTGAATTACGTTCTGATTGGATTGAAAACTTTTTTCACTCTCTTGCTGCAAATGGCGTTGATATGAATGTTGTGTGCGATGAGTTAATGGATGAAGGTCTAAGTGCCTTTAAAGATGCTTTTGTGGAGATTTTAGACGAACTAAAATAG
- a CDS encoding hybrid sensor histidine kinase/response regulator, giving the protein MEDIQEILEDFLVEAFELIEQLDQNLVELEGNPDDLELLNSIFRVAHTIKGSSSFLNFDILTGLTHHMEDVLNKARHGDLKLTPEVMDVVLESIDLMKSLLHAIRDSGNDTSAGIDITDICRRLDIISNGDVASTTVQELVDESPVPESEENDNTDYSKLSDKEVEDEIERLLKMRKEEDRKRRENNGVPKAAAAVSTPSFESLKDHDEDDETPKVAEPVVTKRAAAENAPAKKESASSMEQTIRVEVKRLDHLMNLIGELVLGKNRLLKIYDDVEERYEGEKFLEELNQVVSSISLVTTDLQIAVMKTRMLPIAKVFNKFPRMVRDLSRELGKQIELEISGEETELDKSIVEEIGDPLVHIIRNSCDHGIEDGATRRAQGKSEMGLIQLKAYNEGNHIVIEITDDGKGLDPDLLRTKAIEKGMITEREADAMSDKEAYALVFRPSFSTAKVVTNVSGRGVGMDVVKTNIEKLNGIIDVDSEIGHGTVIKLKIPLTLAIIQALLVGAQEEYYAIPLASVLETVRIPLDEIYTIEGKNVLRLRDEVLSLVRLSDIFGVKQVYEGGEHTYVVVIGLAESKLGVVVDTLVGQEEIVIKSLGDYLQGIEGIAGATIRGDGRVTLIVDVAALMNLAKGITVDIRASAEAVVKTKTVPSDYIVLAVDDSAMDRNIMKKSMEPIGVKVLEASNGQEALNMLKSAEYSIDAVLIDIEMPRMDGYTLAGEIRKYSKYKNLPLIAVTSRTSKADRLRGVESGMSEYITKPYSPEYLESVVRKNIKL; this is encoded by the coding sequence ATGGAAGATATTCAAGAAATTTTAGAAGATTTTTTGGTTGAAGCGTTCGAACTTATTGAACAACTTGATCAAAACTTAGTGGAGCTAGAGGGTAATCCAGATGATTTGGAACTCCTCAATAGTATTTTTAGGGTCGCACATACGATAAAAGGGTCGTCATCCTTTTTAAATTTCGATATTTTGACCGGCTTAACCCATCACATGGAAGATGTTCTTAACAAAGCACGACATGGTGATTTAAAACTCACACCAGAAGTCATGGATGTTGTTTTGGAATCTATTGACTTGATGAAAAGTTTGCTTCATGCCATTCGCGATAGTGGCAATGATACTTCTGCAGGTATTGACATTACAGACATTTGTCGCCGGTTAGACATTATTTCTAATGGTGATGTGGCTTCAACAACCGTTCAAGAGCTTGTGGACGAATCACCTGTTCCAGAGTCAGAAGAGAATGATAATACAGACTACTCAAAACTCAGCGACAAAGAGGTTGAAGACGAAATCGAACGTCTTTTGAAAATGCGTAAAGAAGAAGATCGTAAACGAAGAGAAAACAATGGTGTACCAAAAGCAGCTGCTGCTGTTTCGACTCCGTCCTTTGAAAGCTTAAAAGATCATGACGAAGACGATGAAACACCAAAAGTTGCAGAACCCGTCGTTACAAAACGAGCCGCTGCAGAAAATGCACCTGCTAAAAAAGAGTCTGCAAGTTCAATGGAGCAAACCATCAGAGTTGAGGTTAAACGACTCGATCACTTAATGAACCTTATCGGTGAACTTGTTTTGGGTAAAAATAGATTGCTCAAAATTTACGATGATGTTGAAGAGCGTTATGAAGGTGAAAAATTCCTTGAAGAGCTTAATCAAGTGGTTTCATCGATTTCACTCGTTACCACAGATCTTCAAATCGCGGTTATGAAAACCAGAATGTTACCGATTGCTAAAGTCTTTAATAAATTTCCAAGAATGGTACGTGATCTTTCACGTGAACTTGGAAAACAGATCGAGCTTGAGATTTCAGGTGAAGAGACAGAACTTGATAAGTCTATCGTTGAAGAGATTGGTGATCCTCTTGTTCACATTATCCGTAACTCATGTGACCATGGTATTGAAGATGGAGCGACGAGACGTGCTCAAGGTAAGTCCGAAATGGGACTTATTCAGCTCAAAGCATACAATGAGGGAAATCACATTGTTATTGAGATTACCGATGATGGTAAAGGGCTTGATCCTGATTTACTTCGCACTAAAGCGATTGAAAAGGGAATGATTACTGAGCGTGAAGCCGATGCGATGAGTGATAAAGAAGCGTATGCGTTAGTCTTTAGACCATCATTCTCAACCGCTAAAGTTGTCACCAACGTTTCAGGTCGTGGTGTGGGTATGGATGTTGTTAAGACTAACATTGAAAAACTCAATGGTATTATTGATGTCGATAGTGAAATCGGTCATGGTACGGTTATAAAGCTCAAAATTCCTCTAACGTTAGCGATTATTCAAGCCTTGTTAGTTGGTGCACAAGAAGAGTATTATGCCATTCCATTGGCATCGGTTTTAGAGACGGTTCGTATTCCTCTGGATGAGATTTATACGATTGAAGGCAAAAACGTTCTTAGACTTCGTGATGAAGTGCTTTCCTTAGTTCGCCTTTCAGACATCTTTGGTGTCAAGCAGGTGTATGAAGGTGGTGAGCATACCTATGTCGTTGTCATAGGCCTTGCTGAGTCTAAATTGGGTGTTGTCGTTGATACTTTGGTAGGTCAAGAAGAGATTGTTATTAAATCTTTGGGTGATTATCTCCAAGGTATTGAAGGCATCGCAGGGGCTACGATAAGGGGGGATGGGCGCGTAACACTCATTGTGGATGTTGCCGCTCTGATGAACCTTGCAAAAGGGATCACCGTTGATATTCGTGCAAGTGCAGAAGCGGTGGTTAAAACCAAAACCGTACCGAGCGATTACATTGTCTTAGCGGTTGATGATAGTGCTATGGATCGTAATATCATGAAAAAATCAATGGAGCCTATTGGCGTCAAAGTGCTTGAAGCCAGCAATGGCCAAGAGGCACTTAATATGCTCAAATCGGCTGAATACAGCATTGATGCGGTCCTAATTGATATTGAGATGCCACGCATGGATGGGTACACACTTGCGGGTGAAATTCGTAAATATTCGAAGTATAAAAACCTTCCATTGATTGCAGTAACATCACGTACATCTAAAGCCGATAGGCTAAGAGGTGTTGAATCAGGCATGAGTGAATATATCACCAAACCATACTCTCCCGAATACCTCGAGAGTGTTGTGCGAAAAAATATAAAACTATAA